The genome window AGGCGCTGGCGATCATCCAGCATTACCTTGACAGCCTCGCTCAAACCGGAGAATTTTCCGGCGCCGTGCTTATTGCCAATGGAGAAGACAAAATATTCAGGCAGGCTTACGGCCTTTCCAGCCGGGAGTTTGTCGTCCCAAATCGTATCGATACCAGATTCAACCTCGGTTCCATTAACAAGATCTTCACCAAAATCGCCATTGCTCAGTTGATTCAGAAGGGAAAATTGTCATTTGACACCAGACTGGGAGAGATTTTTCCTGATTACCCCAATAAGGATGCCCGGGAAAAAGTGACCGTGCGGCATCTGCTGAACATGACCTCCGGCATCGGCGATTTTTTTAATGAGCGATTTGATGCCCTCCCCAAGAACCGTCTCCGCTCAAATAATGACTATCTGCCGTTGTTTGCCGATATGCCGCTTCTCTTCGAACCGGGGACGCAGCGAAGATACTCCAACGGCGGGTATGTGGTGCTGGGGGCTATTGTTGAAAAAGTGTCGGGAACTGATTACTATGATTATATCCGTGAGAATATTTACAAACCGGCCGGGATGGAAAGTACCGATTCATATCAGGCTGACATGATCAATCTGAATCTCGCCACTGGCTATACCGGCGAGGCGATGACTGACAACAACGGTGCGCTTAGAAACAATTTTTATACCCGTCCGGCGCGGGGAAGCGCCGCCGGAGGGGGATATTCCAATGTCGAGGACCTGCTTCGATTCGTGCGCGCCCTTTCGCAGGGGAATTTGCTCGATGCCCGCTTCACCAACTGGGTGGTCACCAATGAACTTCCCGAGCCGCAGAATGCCCCGTCGCTGCCGTTAAAGCAGGGGACGCTCGGCATC of Candidatus Zixiibacteriota bacterium contains these proteins:
- a CDS encoding serine hydrolase domain-containing protein, encoding MRNRRRLFPAVMISIFSSLFALLPLFAHDEEVTSQLRQSPSGERALAYFEAFNSGDAERMRAYFLENLCETSLKQRSVEERLAVFQQLKADLGRVEIRRMEKKAIDNVILYGQSQKGEWLQYDFKFEPGPPHKLLTLRVDMTDEPTEEPLTPLRGAEALAIIQHYLDSLAQTGEFSGAVLIANGEDKIFRQAYGLSSREFVVPNRIDTRFNLGSINKIFTKIAIAQLIQKGKLSFDTRLGEIFPDYPNKDAREKVTVRHLLNMTSGIGDFFNERFDALPKNRLRSNNDYLPLFADMPLLFEPGTQRRYSNGGYVVLGAIVEKVSGTDYYDYIRENIYKPAGMESTDSYQADMINLNLATGYTGEAMTDNNGALRNNFYTRPARGSAAGGGYSNVEDLLRFVRALSQGNLLDARFTNWVVTNELPEPQNAPSLPLKQGTLGIAGGAPGINAMVEADFSSGLVVIVMANLDPPKAENVARRVRQLMARVKS